Genomic segment of Pseudomonas sp. CCI4.2:
CAGCGATTTACAACTGATCTACAACAAGGCGCGTCAGGCTGCGATCACCCAAGAGATCTCGGAAATCGTCGGCGGCGCTGCCGCGGTTTAACGGTTCAAATATTCAGAGGATCCAGCTAATGAGTAGCGGACGTATCGTTCAAATCATCGGCGCCGTGATCGACGTGGAATTCCCACGCGAACACGTACCGAGCATCTACAACGCGCTGTTGGTAAAAAGTGCAGCCGGGACCACCCTGGAAGTTCAGCAGCAGCTGGGCGACGGCGTGGTTCGCACCATTGCAATGGGTTCCACCGAGGGCTTGAAGCGCGGTCTGGAAGTCACGGACTCTGGCGCAGCCATTTCCGTACCGGTCGGTAAAGCGACCTTGGGCCGGATCATGGACGTCCTCGGTAACCCGATCGACGAATGTGGCCCGATCGAAACCGAAGAGCGTTGGGGCATTCACCGTCCTGCGCCTACTTTCGCTGAACAGGCAGGCGGAAACGACCTGCTGGAAACCGGCATCAAGGTTATCGACCTGGTTTGCCCGTTCGCCAAAGGCGGTAAAGTCGGTCTGTTCGGTGGTGCCGGTGTAGGCAAAACCGTAAACATGATGGAATTGATCCGTAACATCGCCATCGAGCACAGCGGTTATTCCGTGTTCGCTGGTGTGGGCGAGCGTACCCGTGAGGGTAACGACTTCTACCACGAGATGAAGGACTCCAACGTTCTCGACAAAGTGGCATTGGTTTACGGTCAGATGAACGAGCCGCCGGGTAACCGTCTGCGCGTAGCACTGACTGGCCTGACCATGGCTGAGAAATTCCGTGACGAAGGTAACGACGTTTTGCTGTTCGTCGATAACATCTATCGTTACACACTGGCCGGTACTGAAGTATCCGCACTGCTGGGCCGTATGCCTTCTGCAGTAGGTTACCAACCGACCCTGGCTGAAGAGATGGGCACTCTGCAAGAGCGCATCACTTCGACCAAAGCCGGTTCGATTACCTCGATTCAAGCTGTCTACGTACCTGCGGATGACTTGACCGACCCGTCGCCTGCTACAACGTTTGCCCACCTGGACGCTACCGTCGTACTGTCCCGTGACATCGCTTCTCTGGGTATCTACCCAGCGGTCGATCCACTGGACTCGACTTCGCGCCAGCTGGATCCGGATGTTGTCGGCCAGGAACACTACGACACCGCTCGCGGCGTACAGTACGTGCTGCAGCGTTACAAAGAACTGAAGGACATTATTGCGATCCTGGGTATGGACGAGCTGTCGGAAACCGACAAGCAGTTAGTATCCCGCGCACGTAAGATCCAGCGGTTCTTGTCGCAGCCGTTCTTCGTGGCTGAAGTCTTTACGGGTGCCTCGGGTAAATACGTTTCCCTGAAAGACACCATTACTGGCTTCAAAGGCATCCTCAACGGTGACTACGACCACTTGCCAGAACAAGCGTTCTACATGGTCGGCGGCATCGAAGAAGCGATCGAGAAAGCCAAAAAACTGTAATCCCGGTGCCCGGTAAAACGGGCGCTAATTAGGTTGAGGCAAGCAAATGGCTATGACAGTCCATTGCGATATCGTCAGCGCGGAAGGGGAAATTTTCTCCGGTCTGGTCGAGATGGTGATTGCGCACGGTAACTTGGGCGATATCGGTATTGCTCCAGGCCACGCGCCGCTGATCACTGATCTGAAGCCAGGTCCGATCCGCCTGATCAAGCTGGGTGGGGAAGCCGAGGTGTTTTACATCTCGGGTGGTTTCCTCGAAGTGCAGCCAAACATGGTCAAGGTTCTTGCCGACACCGTGCAACGTGCTGCCGACCTGGATGAAGCCTCTGCTCAGAACGCTGTTAAAGCGGCTGAGAAGGCGCTGAATGAAAGAGGCGCAGATTTCGATTACGGCTCTGCGACTGCACGACTGGCCGAGGCGACAGCGCAGCTGCGCACCGTTCAGCAAATTCGTAAAAAGTATGGTGGCTAACCCCATCTGTTTTTTTGCGTGATTGAGAAAAAGGGTAGCCTCGGCTACCCTTTTTTCTTTTTTAAAATTCACCGCCGGTCGCCCTTGCTGACCGCCCCAGGATTGGTAGACAGCCATGTCACTCGATATCGTAATTCTCGCAGCGGGCCAGGGCACGCGCATGTGTTCGGCACTGCCCAAGGTTCTGCATCCAGTGGCGGGCGACTCCATGCTCGGGCATGTTATCCACAGCGCGCGCCAACTTAATCCACAGCGGATTCACGTGGTGATTGGTCACGGTGCGGACTTGGTTCGCGAGCGTTTGGCGGCAGATGATCT
This window contains:
- the atpD gene encoding F0F1 ATP synthase subunit beta, coding for MSSGRIVQIIGAVIDVEFPREHVPSIYNALLVKSAAGTTLEVQQQLGDGVVRTIAMGSTEGLKRGLEVTDSGAAISVPVGKATLGRIMDVLGNPIDECGPIETEERWGIHRPAPTFAEQAGGNDLLETGIKVIDLVCPFAKGGKVGLFGGAGVGKTVNMMELIRNIAIEHSGYSVFAGVGERTREGNDFYHEMKDSNVLDKVALVYGQMNEPPGNRLRVALTGLTMAEKFRDEGNDVLLFVDNIYRYTLAGTEVSALLGRMPSAVGYQPTLAEEMGTLQERITSTKAGSITSIQAVYVPADDLTDPSPATTFAHLDATVVLSRDIASLGIYPAVDPLDSTSRQLDPDVVGQEHYDTARGVQYVLQRYKELKDIIAILGMDELSETDKQLVSRARKIQRFLSQPFFVAEVFTGASGKYVSLKDTITGFKGILNGDYDHLPEQAFYMVGGIEEAIEKAKKL
- a CDS encoding F0F1 ATP synthase subunit epsilon yields the protein MAMTVHCDIVSAEGEIFSGLVEMVIAHGNLGDIGIAPGHAPLITDLKPGPIRLIKLGGEAEVFYISGGFLEVQPNMVKVLADTVQRAADLDEASAQNAVKAAEKALNERGADFDYGSATARLAEATAQLRTVQQIRKKYGG